Below is a genomic region from Nilaparvata lugens isolate BPH chromosome 3, ASM1435652v1, whole genome shotgun sequence.
cgtttttctcctatctttcttcactgccattataacgtggacctcactatagtatgtaGGCTACAATCATTAGTTCAATATTTGTCACCATgctatcatattttatttattgtacacTTTCATATTTCTCTTTGTAGTGATTGAACATTCAAAAACTGTGTAGTCAGTATGGAAGTTAtctaaaaatgttgtgagaTTTTGGAATACATATTTGATTGTAACAAAACTTACATAGGACTGAATAACATTGAActaatatcacaatatttccTTAATTATGATTCGAAAATGGCAGAAGTGAATAAAACTATAGTTCCtattcagtttatcaagaagTTGAGGTTGCTACAATACATTTTAGCTGAGAAATATATTCACAGGGCACTGAATGAATTTGGTGATATCACAGTACAGTATTACAGTGTTATAtcaaaaaaaatatgttgaaatatttgaaagtttttatattgttttcattatttagTGTTATATTATCACAGTATTGCAGTATTACAGTATTCCAGAATTTAGTATTTAAGTATTTCAGTATTTCTGTATTTCAGTATTACAGTATTACAATGGTATAGTACAGTagaaataatagattaacagTAATGGTTGTGTCATGAATGatcaattctatatttttttgtCAAAAGTCAACATGtccaaaactttttttttaattgtgtgAGTggtaaaaacaattttttttttcatttcaagcaCTTGAACTCACATCTTAGTAAGTGAAATTTAggacaaataatttaaaaaaaatatagaatagcTGATGACTTATAGGCCTAAGTTTTTTacgttttatgaaaaaaaatcatgagtGGAGATGTtgagttttgatttttattattttccatttgaCTTGGAAGTTCAAGTTGACAATAGTGTGAATAACGTGAGAGTTGAATGCTATTTGATGAATGTTgattgttgattgttgattggTTGCTTGTTGCATGAGGATTGCAGGATAACAGTTCGCTCTTGGCATTCACCGCGTGCCTTATGATCGCTATGCATACAGGCCTGCAGTGAACGCGAGGAGCAAAACAGAGTCTGGAGCTGATAAccatttcttctttcttcttcagttGGGTCGACATTCCGGCATCCTCAATATGTTGATAATGTTAAACGGTTTCATTATTTCTAAACATTACATGCAACTTAGCCCACTACTCGACTAGTAATCTTATCAGCTTCAATTATCACTAtcttaaccctacagagacacacttacttcatgctaacacagtagacacactggagtgttgaacaccccaatttaattttgcatgtttctttgaaaaatatagagaaaacaagtacttagcccataatttatcatttcttaatcattctTGTTCCAAATGCATACAGAAATCGAatgtaaagcactgcttattaatatttatactaattttagaagtacgtatgttccacctgagtgttggagctcctaatctggTTTGAAGGGAAttgcttgatcattgccaatgacaacttcatcaaaaactcacgtctcttcattttattgtttcgAACCTCAAGTTATAGagaatagcatttattccactctgatccatcatcccataccacattcatAGTGCAAGTAAATCTTTTTAATGAACGTATTTGATAAggtcctacgtaaaagacaccccaaacgaagaacaagatgagcttgtgaccttgtagaatgctttTACTGACTGAGAGTGATGGAGAGCGGTTGACAACGCTATAAACCTAATATTTAGACTGGGCAAAATTCCCCATCTGTTTGTTATtttcaactgcagaacagaagaAAAAATCCCTCTTTAGAGTTATAAACTGATCTTAAATCTAGTGTTGGGAATGAAAACTTATTCCTTAGTTCTAGAACTGATGTATTTCTGATCTAAAACATTGCAACTTGGTACTGTTAGCTTCAGCAATTACCATTGATGGGTTCACATATATATTAGATTGATTTTAGTCTAGTCAACTGAACATAAAGATTGAGCAAGAATGAGACAGTTTGATAGATTGTATGGGTTTGAGTGTTTTATAGCATAGATATTACTGagaaattgttttgaaaattgaaaaatgtagcACACTTTGAATACATTACATTGATTCGAATCGATATGTAGTGAAAATTCCACAGTTCTATTACTGTGAATTCAAATAATCATAATCACAAATAAAGTTATTGTCACTTGAAAATAAACATGATTTCGataagttttttattaattaggtTTCACTCCTAATAAAACGAAAGCTTCTCATAGCTATAGGTCCAGTTGAGTTTTCTACTCTCAGTAATATAACgactaattttcaaaatagttgaatattCTCATTACAATTATCTAATTTTTACTGTATAGCTTATCATTAACTAGTACGGTATATTAGTGTTCACTGGATCTATGAGATTGAGACTGTACTGTACATTTCCAGTGGCTTAAGCGGAGGCCCACCCCCAAGATTCCAAACAAGGCGATAATAATTTCGAAAAAATTGAGAATGTGGACATTAAGGGGTTATTCTAAATCAAATTCAAGAGAACGTGTATGTTATACATAGAATGTAGAGCTACAAAATCTAGTTTGcttctgttttgtttttcatCGGGACCTCCTTCCCTATATGGGTCACTTGCGAAATTCAACGTCTTGTAAAACTTGTCCCACAATCATTTTGTTAACctatttgtttaaatttttgttaATTACTCTGTTCAGTTCAATAGAACTGATAAGTTACGCTCAAATTCAGCcttttctcagttttttttCGAGAACAAAAGAgcattaaatatttgaatttggttCATACATTAGGTGTTCAAATATTGTGCCAGAAGGGCTTTAAAATTATGCCAAGGAAACTCTCAAAAATCTTTTTTGTATGGTTTCAGATTTTTCAAGAACTAGGCTCATAGACggaaaatgttcaaaattgATATAAAGGTTCATCGTTCATAGGTTCAAAGGTTCATAGGTCAAGGTGTGAGCCTACCTACAAAAAATGTGTCAAGTGCTTGGGAATCACGTCAAAGGTATGCGTGAAATCGGGGGTTTTCCAGCATTTCCAGTTCTCTctacaaaaaattgatatacAACGTTTGTATTTGATACAAATCATATCCACCTCTAGGGTTTAGATATCGTATTGAAAGGCAACAAAATTTGgccaaaaatacgcccaaaatcggTACCTATATGTCATGAAATGTGTTAAGAGAACTGTAAAATCACGCCTCATATTTTTTCTGCGTTTAGggttttcaagttttccaagAGTTTTCAGGAACGACTACAATCGATACACAAGTTCAACTCCGAACCCCCTCCCACCACAAATACTTATATTCCATATGaatcatttatttgatttttgtttctaTCAGAACATGCATAATAATAAACTGATGAagttaataattgattgaaataactCCTTTACTATAATCTGGAAGGTTGATAGAATGTCATGATAAATGCAATATACTTGTACAAACACATATTTCCTGAACATAAGCTTGAATATCAAACTTGATAGGTTCacgaattattttgaataatggAAAATTGCTTGAACCAGCAGATAAGTACTGCAGCCTAGCTATTCGAAAAATATGAGCTGTTATCATAGATGCAGCATTAAATGTATCTCATTTAAATTCTTCAACTCTGAAGATTTCAGACACCTTTTCTGTGAAAAGTATAGATTACATCAGTATTCAAGTATAATACTTTTCATGGAATGTAAATAATCTCCAAccataataatcaattgattttataatactACGTACAAGGTACGGTACAATGTATTTTACAGAAACGCACCTTCAACATGACATTCCTGAGAACTTACTTCATCTATTAATCAtgctattttaaattttattggtTTGTAGGAACAATTTCTCTACTCATGCACTAAAGGgctcttgaatttaattgaaaattgaagtgaaaaatggTAAGCTTAGTATGTACATTGCTGGTTGTGATATGTATCAAGaaattttcatctttcaattctAACATTTCAAACATGAAAGATCTTCATAAGATGAAACAATCATTAGTACGTGAATTTATACTCGTACACCGGGATTGATCATTACTCCATCTTCACATTTTCTCATACAGTTTACGGAAGAATCCAAGCACTAGGAAGGAATCCAAGAATCCACTAAAGGGGTCTGGAGAAACAAATTTGTActatattcttttttgaatgaaGGGATTTATGAGGAGTACAATGTTCGTTCACTCACACTTCAAATAGAATTACAGTTCAAAAATATCCAACATTGGCGATATTGATCTTAATTTCCATTTGAAATCTCTACAGAGTGCTTGAAtgttcttaaattttcaatCTTCTTTTGAGACTTCATAAAATCcagaaatacaataattgtgcTCTCCTTACCTTCTGTATTGAGATGTTTGCTTCCAGCAAATTTAGTTTTTCTGAATCCATACTTtcgaataaatattgtaatccACTCATTGACCAACACTAATGGAGAGACGTGAGGTGAAGATAGAAACCTTTGTTGCAAGTCTTCTGTGAAACAACAACACAACTCTCCTCTGAATAGCTCTTCCATGGAAGCGcttctgaaaaataaaaatgatatcatAAAGAGTGCAATGTGGTGATTTCTCGTCTCATATTCAAGAATGGTGAGTTCTTTGCTAAATTCTCCACTCTGTAGATTttgttttcaagtgtttgtgaGATATTATCCAACTGGTAGAAGCATTTCCGGTCAATATATGAAGTTTTCCATTTCCTTAGTATTTTCACTTTGTATAAAATCAGAGATTTATTGCAACAATATCTTGCCTCTTTGTGAAAAAATCATCAGATATCTCAAGGTTCACCTACCCAAGACAATTCTGCAGCTCCACTAAAGAATACTACAGTATTCTGAAAAGTATCTCGGAAGTCAACTGAAACTGTAGCTTAGTTTTGTGAGACCCGTAACTGGAAATTCCCAAAATTCAATCAGGAAAGTAGTGAATTTGGATCACAAATTTTAACAAGTGCTACTACGACATGATTTGAGTCAACACCTAGTAATACAGTAATCGATTCCTCCCTTCCTCCTGACTTCCTTCCCTTGAACCCGTGATTGTGACCTCGTTGATGTGACTATTTGCGTCCCAAGGATGCATGCTACCCTTAATATTCACTACAAACCTACTACTACATAAACACCTACCATCCACTAAATACTGTATAACATATACTTTACTAATGTTTTGGAGCTGCAAACTAATACAGCCTCAATCATAAATCAAGTAAACACTTATCTAGGTTTAAAAAGCATGTATAGATCATCTGGTTAACTAAACATAAATATAGAGATACtatcaatacataaatagaCGCATAAATTGACATGGAGGTCTATAAAGATATAAATCATCACCACCAATAACAAGCAAGCATGCAAATATGTGGTAATATTAGAAAATCAATCTGCTGAGAGTTAATAAACGAGAAAGGTTTCAATTTTTAACGTGGCTGCTTGGGTGCAATCAATATCCTGAATCAATTTGATAATGTCCAatccattataataatactgtccCATTCACTCCATAGCATAAAGTATTTTCGTTAGTATTCTCTCTATTGAATGCTATTTTACTTGAATGATGTTATATAATAAGAGACATGTTGCTTTTATAGTGTAGAATTTGTCTCGAAAGATTTGTCCGACTAATCATTTGTTTTGACAGGATTTGAAGAGTATGTGTAGAAGTTGTACTAAGATTGCCTCAACGATTTAAGACAACTTGGCAACTCAGAATTTACTCCTAATCATTCGATTTTTTTTAAAGCACAAAATTATAGTACTGGAATATCACTGATTTATCACGTTATCAAATTGACTTTTTTGACAATGCAtggaattaattataatataagttAACTGAGGATAATGGTCAGAAAACCCCACAACTTATTACAAGCATTAGGAATCCAAAATAGGCCTACACAGTTTCACTCAAAACATGTTGATGAATAGGAAATTCTACAAAACCAAACTTTTTTTTGAAAGAATGTTTAAGATGGACTCTACTCTTGCATTCAAGAGAAAATCATTTTTAGATAGCAACTCTCCTGCTATTCCATAGCAAACATGATTTTCCTCGATATTCTTTCTGGGAAAATCAATTCatactttcaaaattatttctataaaaCTATCAGCGTCCGCCTGAGAAATGGACTTTCTTCAGCAAAATAAGTTACAGTCCTGGCATTAATGTTGATTAATCTCATTACATAGCTGTATCGAAAACAATATGAATTCTGTGGAATTGTACTGCAACGTACTTCCTTCTGATTGGTTGTACTGATGTGTCGTAATAA
It encodes:
- the LOC120350349 gene encoding uncharacterized protein LOC120350349 isoform X3, with product MDPFGCLGVHHLLRYISLTSRSASMEELFRGELCCCFTEDLQQRFLSSPHVSPLVLVNEWITIFIRKYGFRKTKFAGSKHLNTEGLLG
- the LOC120350349 gene encoding uncharacterized protein LOC120350349 isoform X2 yields the protein MDPFGCLGVHHLLRYISLTSRSASMEELFRGELCCCFTEDLQQRFLSSPHVSPLVLVNEWITIFIRKYGFRKTKFAGSKHLNTEVCGMSSCYGHLI